A region of Gammaproteobacteria bacterium DNA encodes the following proteins:
- a CDS encoding methylated-DNA--[protein]-cysteine S-methyltransferase yields the protein MHDYERITRVIRYLDAHHGEQPDLATLAAQAGLSPFHFHRLFSTWAAVTPKDFLQCLTVAHAKARLRGGDSVLAAALGAGLSGPGRLHDLCVTLEAASPGEVKSGGAGWTLTAGFADSPFGTCLIAAGPRGICHLGFVAAADDTAEWAELQAAWPQAHLCRDDALAAHLAARIFTRAGAPPGAQTHQPLRAFVRGTTFQVQVWRALLRLRPGTLVSYGQLATALARPAAARAVGTAIGRNPLAYLVPCHRVIRETGVVGDYRWGRERKRAMLAWESAAIDGDHVL from the coding sequence ATGCACGACTATGAACGTATCACCCGCGTCATCCGCTATCTGGACGCGCACCACGGGGAGCAGCCGGACCTGGCGACGCTGGCTGCACAGGCCGGCCTGAGCCCCTTCCACTTCCACCGCCTGTTCTCGACCTGGGCCGCGGTGACACCGAAGGACTTCCTGCAGTGCCTGACCGTCGCACACGCCAAGGCGCGGCTGCGCGGCGGCGACAGCGTGCTGGCCGCCGCCCTGGGGGCGGGCCTGTCGGGACCGGGACGGCTGCACGATCTGTGCGTCACGCTGGAAGCGGCCTCCCCCGGCGAAGTGAAGTCCGGCGGCGCCGGCTGGACACTCACCGCCGGCTTCGCCGACAGCCCCTTCGGCACCTGTCTGATCGCCGCCGGCCCACGCGGTATCTGCCACCTCGGTTTCGTCGCCGCGGCAGACGACACCGCGGAATGGGCGGAGCTGCAGGCCGCCTGGCCGCAGGCGCACCTGTGCCGCGACGACGCACTGGCCGCACACCTCGCCGCGCGCATCTTTACGCGGGCCGGCGCCCCGCCCGGTGCGCAGACGCACCAACCCCTGCGCGCCTTCGTGCGCGGCACAACCTTCCAGGTGCAGGTGTGGCGTGCACTGTTACGGCTGCGGCCCGGCACGCTGGTCAGCTACGGCCAACTGGCCACCGCGCTCGCCCGACCGGCCGCGGCCCGCGCGGTCGGCACGGCCATCGGCCGGAACCCCCTCGCCTACCTCGTCCCCTGCCACCGCGTGATCCGCGAGACCGGCGTCGTCGGCGACTACCGCTGGGGCCGCGAACGCAAGCGCGCGATGCTGGCGTGGGAGAGCGCAGCGATCGACGGCGACCACGTACTCTGA